The genomic region GAAGAGGAATTTACAACTATGTCAGTGTTTATGCATGGTATAAAAGCTATAAACTTCTATATGATTGTGGAAAGAGATAGATGGCAGGGTTCACCAGTAACTAGAGATAATCGCATAAGAAAAAAATACTATAGTTTCTATAAAGACTTCTGTACTTTTATGTCAAAATATGAATTTTATAAATATGAAAAAGTGAGAAGTATAGTGCTTATGAGAGATTACGATTATGGAAGATTTTTAGCTATGCATAATAGCTATAATCTTAATGATTTTGTTGATATATATGGTGGTATAAGTATACCTAAAGAGTTGTTTAAAAGTAGCAATTATTTTGACTTTAAGTACATTGATACAAAGGACAAACATCCTGCACACAACGCATGGCTTGAGAACATAGGAATATTATTAGATAAAAACAATTATGACTACGATATAACAGACACCCATCTACATATTGAAAATATGGAACGTTACACTTTGATAATTTTAAGCTCTTACGATTTTATGGATGAAAGTGTACAGCAAAAAATTATTCAATATGCAGAAAAGGGCGGAGTAGTCGTAATGGGTCCTGGGTTGCCGTATTTAAATACAGATATGGAATGTACAAGCTATTTTAGAGGTATTACGAAAGGTGAGAATGTAGTTGGTACGGGTAAAATTTACTATATAAACAATTACGAAGATATCATAGAAATAATAGAGAAATTAGATATAAAGAGAGAATATATATTATCAAATTCAAAATTAGAATTGAGTTTATTTAGGTCTCCGGATAAAACAAATGAATTGTTGTTTATAGCAAATCCTACTGAAAAAGAAGTTACGTCAAAACTTTATTTTAATGGATTTAGGAAATTTAAGAATGCATGGAAAGCTGAAGATGTAAAAGGAAATAGACAAATTGAGATACGACTTAAACCGTATTCTATCAAAGTATGGGAGGTGGAAAAATGATAGATAAAGATGTTTGCATAATGGATTTGGATCCATATACCTGGCGCAACTTAGGAGAAGTTCTTAAATTAGGCAATGACATGAGGCGAAATTTTTATATTCTGTGCGATGATGATGGAACAATAATAAGTACTTATGATACTGAAGGAGAAGTAATAGTAATTGATGAAAAAGTGCAAGATCCTAAAAGTTATGCTGAAATTTTTATAAAAGAAAATCCAGGAATTCAAAGAATATTTATATTAAGAAAAAGTGCACTAATAGAATTTAATAGACATATGCAAGAACATTCTTATGAAGATATGGATGTGGATGAATATGTGGAATATGCAGTGCAGCAATTTAACAACACAGCAGGGATATATGTTTATCCCAAAATAGATGTGCCACCTGTGATAAAACTGTTAAAAAAATATATTCAAAATTTAACAGATGATGCATATGTTGCTATATGCATATTTAATGGTGAAAATTTGTATTTTAGCATAATAATCGGCAAAAAAAATGGTAAAATCAAATTTGTATCTACCTTAGATTATTTAGAAAACAAAGGCATAAAAGATGTCAAGCAGAAAGACCAAGAAAAAGTGTTAAATGCTATGAAAGATGTTTTTGGAACAAATATATCGTTAAAGTTCATGACTGTTGATGAGCTGGAAACAAAAGTTTTTAATGCATAGTTTTTAATCTCGAAAAAAAATTAATTCTTAACATATAACAGTTTATATTTTTATATATGGAATGGGAGGTTGTTTTTATAATGAGTAACAATAATGAAAAGAAAAATATGCTATATCTTGATGCCACTCAACCAGTAGAAAAAAGGGTGCAGGATCTCTTATCGAGGATGACTCTAGATGAAAAGATTGCTCAATTGAGCAGCGTGTGGGTTTATGAATTATTGGATAATATGAGTTTTTCTCCTGACAAAGCAAAAGTTCTTATGAAAGATGGGATAGGACAAATAACTCGAATAGGAGGAGCGAGTAATTTAGACCCTGTAGAATCGGCGAAACTGGCAAATGAAATACAGAAATACTTATTAGAGAATACGAGACTAGGAATACCTGCTATTGTTCACGAAGAGTCTTGCAGCGGGTACATGGCAAAGGGAGCTACCTGTTTCCCTCAAACTATTGGTGTTGCCAGCACATGGGATCCTGAAATAGTAGAAGAAATGGGTGCTGTCATAAGGACTCAAATGAAAGCAGTTGGCGCCCATCAAGCCCTTGCACCTTTAATGGATGTAACGAGAGATGCCAGATGGGGAAGGGTAGAAGAGACATTCGGAGAAGATCCATATTTGGTTTCAAGAATGGGCGTTTCCTATATTAAAGGACTCCAGGGGAAAAACTTGCAAGAAGGTATCATGGCTACGGCCAAACATTTTGTAGGATATGGAAACTCAGAAGGTGGTATGAACTGGGCACCAGCACATATACCCGAAAGGGAATTACGTGAAGTATTTCTATCCCCTTTTGAAGCAGCGGTAAAAGAAGCAAAAGTAGCCTCGATTATGGCTGCATATCATGAATTAGATGGTATTCCCTGCCACGGATCTAATAAACTGCTTACCGAAATCCTCAGAAATGAATGGGGTTTTGATGGCCTCGTGGTATCCGACTATTTTGCTATAAATATGCTATATGAGTATCATCATGTAGCAAAAAATAAAGGTAAAGCGGCTCAAATAGCTTTGGAAGCAGGTGTCGATATCGAATTACCGAGCAAAGACTGTTACGGACAACCTTTGAAAGAGGCAGTAGAAAAAGGATTAATAAAGGAATCATTGATAGATATCGTAGTAGGCAGAATATTGAAAGTAAAATTCTTGTTAGGGTTATTTGAAAATCCCTATGTAGATACAGAAAAGATTGCTAAGGTATTTGATAATCCAGAGCAAAGGAAACTGGCCTACAAAATAGCCCAGGAATCCATAGTATTACTTAAAAATGAGAACAATTTACTACCACTGAAAAAAGATATTAAATCCATCGCTGTAATCGGACCCAATGCCGATAGCGTCAGAAATATAATTGGCGATTACGCTTATCCGTGTCACATAGAATCGCTACTGGAGATGAAAGAAAGTTCAAACGTATTTAATACTCCTATACCAGAAAAGGTCGAGTTAGTAGACAACTTTGTGCCTATTAAGAGCATACTTGAAGGCATAAAAGAAAAGATTTCTTCCGAAACCAAAGTGTATTATGCGAAAGGCTGTGACGTAATAGGGGACAAAAAGGATGGCTTTGCAGAAGCTGTTGAAATTGCTAAAAAAGCTGATGTAGCTATAGTAGTTGTTGGAGACAAAGCCGGTTTAACTGACAGCTGTACATCAGGAGAATCCAGGGATCGCGCTGACCTTAACTTGCCTGGGGTACAGGAAGAATTGGTAGAAGCGATCTATGAGACAGGCACGCCGGTAGTCGTAGTATTAGTAAATGGCAGGCCACTTTCTATAAATTGGATATCACAGCATATTCCGGCGATCATAGAAGCGTGGTTACCCGGTGAGGAAGGAGCAGCGGCTGTAGCAGATGTTTTATTTGGCGACTATAACCCTGGAGGAAAACTTCCCATATCATTTCCACGTTCTGTAGGTCAGGTACCAGTGTATTATTACCATAAACCATCGGGTGGGCGTTCACATTGGAAAGGTGACTATGTAGAACTGAGTACAAAGCCTCTGTATCCTTTCGGTTACGGTTTAAGCTACACGGAATTTGAATTCAGCAATTTAGAGGTTAGTCCATATGAAGTTGGTGTGGATGATAAAATAAAAATAAGTGTGGACATTCAAAACATTGGTAACTACAAAGGAGATGAAGTGGTCCAACTTTATATACAGCAGATTGTTTCTAATGTGACAAGGCCTGTTAAAGAATTAAAAGGGTTTAAGAGGGTTACTTTGCAACCGGGAGAGAAGAAAAAGGTGATATTTGAATTAGCTATAACTCAATTGGGATTTTACAATGAGGAAATGAGATATGTAGTAGAACCCGGTATAGTGAAAGTAATGGTAGGAAGCTCTTCGGATGATATAAGAGTTTCCGGCGAGTTTAAGATTACCGGGGAAATATTAGACGTATCTGGTAAAAAGGAATTTTTCACTAATGTTGTGATAGATTAATCAGCAAATTATGATGAAAGGAAGGTAGTAGTGATGTTGGATATAAGGAATCAGATAGTGAGGAGATCTCCAGAAGAGATGTTAAATCAACTAAAAAATTTTCACCTTGACCTTAAATTTTCAGTAGGTATATGGTATTTTTCGCCATCAGGAAGTAGATTTAGAGAGGCGATGTCAGAGCCTAAGTCGATTGAAGAGAGGCTGGATATAATAGCTTCTCTGAAAGATTATGGAGTGAGCGCACTGGAAGCTCATTATCCCAACGAAATAAATGAAGACAATATGGATTTGTACAAAAAATTTTCAAGAGACACGGGGATAAGGATATTGACGGTTATACCAAACCTGTTTTTCCAAAAGCAATGGGAGTTTTCTTCATTGGCTTCACCTATTGAAGAGGTACGTAAGAAGGCTATAGAAAGGCTTAAGATATCTTTGCAGCTCAATAAAGAGCTAAACACAGATTTTGCGATAATATGGCATGGTGGCGACGGTTATGAGAACCCCTTT from Caldanaerobius fijiensis DSM 17918 harbors:
- a CDS encoding glycoside hydrolase family 3 N-terminal domain-containing protein, with the translated sequence MSNNNEKKNMLYLDATQPVEKRVQDLLSRMTLDEKIAQLSSVWVYELLDNMSFSPDKAKVLMKDGIGQITRIGGASNLDPVESAKLANEIQKYLLENTRLGIPAIVHEESCSGYMAKGATCFPQTIGVASTWDPEIVEEMGAVIRTQMKAVGAHQALAPLMDVTRDARWGRVEETFGEDPYLVSRMGVSYIKGLQGKNLQEGIMATAKHFVGYGNSEGGMNWAPAHIPERELREVFLSPFEAAVKEAKVASIMAAYHELDGIPCHGSNKLLTEILRNEWGFDGLVVSDYFAINMLYEYHHVAKNKGKAAQIALEAGVDIELPSKDCYGQPLKEAVEKGLIKESLIDIVVGRILKVKFLLGLFENPYVDTEKIAKVFDNPEQRKLAYKIAQESIVLLKNENNLLPLKKDIKSIAVIGPNADSVRNIIGDYAYPCHIESLLEMKESSNVFNTPIPEKVELVDNFVPIKSILEGIKEKISSETKVYYAKGCDVIGDKKDGFAEAVEIAKKADVAIVVVGDKAGLTDSCTSGESRDRADLNLPGVQEELVEAIYETGTPVVVVLVNGRPLSINWISQHIPAIIEAWLPGEEGAAAVADVLFGDYNPGGKLPISFPRSVGQVPVYYYHKPSGGRSHWKGDYVELSTKPLYPFGYGLSYTEFEFSNLEVSPYEVGVDDKIKISVDIQNIGNYKGDEVVQLYIQQIVSNVTRPVKELKGFKRVTLQPGEKKKVIFELAITQLGFYNEEMRYVVEPGIVKVMVGSSSDDIRVSGEFKITGEILDVSGKKEFFTNVVID